The Stigmatella ashevillena genomic sequence GATCATCAGCGCCGTCTTCGTTCCCATCTACTACCGGCTGAATGTCCTCACCGCCTATGAGTATCTGGAGTCCCGCTTTGACTTGAAGACCCGCCTGTTCGGCGCGTTCCTCTTTCTCATCCAGCGGGGGCTTGCCTCGGGCATCACCCTCTACGCGCCCTCCATCATCCTCTCGGCCATCTTCGGCTGGCCGCTCGAGCCCACCATCGTGATCATGGGGGCGCTGGTCATTCTCTACACCGTGACGGGCGGCTCCAAGGCCGTCAGCCAGACGCAGAAGCAGCAGATGGTGGTGATGCTCGGGGGCATGGTCGTGGCGGCCATCGTCATCGTGTGGCGATTGCCCGAGCACGTGTCCTTTGGGCGTGCTGTTGACGTCGCGGGCGCTCTGGGGCGGATGAATGTGGTCAGCTTTGATCTCAGCTTCCAGGATCGTTACAACTTCTGGTCCGGTATCACCGGCGGGCTTTTCCTATCACTGTCTTACTTTGGAACGGACCAGTCCCAGGTGGGCCGCTACCTGACGGGCCGCTCCATCACGGAGAGCCGCCTGGGGCTGCTGTTCAACGGCGTCCTGAAGATCCCGATGCAGTTCATGATCCTCTTCGTCGGGCTCCTGGTGTTCGTGTTCTATCAGTTCACCACGCCGCCGCTGCTCTTCAACCAGCCTCTGCGGGCACGGGTCCAGGCGACCGCGCAGGCGGGTGAGTTCACTGCCCTCGAGGAGAAATGGGCCCAGGTGCAGGCAGAGAAGCGCGTTGAGGCCGAACGCTACGTGGCGGCGCGTGAGTCCGGCGACGGCTCCGCGGAGGAGAACGCGCGCGCGCGGCTCCAGGCCGCCGCCCAGACGGCTGAGACGGTCCGCAAGGAGGCCAAGGCCGTGGTCTCGCGCGCGCTGCCGGGCAGCGAGACGAAGGATTCGGACTACATCTTCATCTCCTTTGTGAAGGATTGGATGCCCAGTGGCCTCGTCGGGCTGCTCGTCACGGTCATCCTGGCGGCGGCCATGAGCTCCATCTCCAGCGAACTCAACGCCCTGGGCGCGACGACCACGGTCGACTTCTACCAACGGATCATCCGCCGAGATGCCACGGACCGCGAGGTGCTCCGGGCCTCGAAGCTGTGCACCGTGCTCTGGGGTTTCGTCGCGATCGCCTTCGCAAGCTTCGCCTCGTTGCTCGACAACCTCATCCAGGCGGTCAACATCCTGGGCTCCCTCTTCTATGGGACCGTGCTGGGCATGTTCCTCGTGGCCTTCTTCATCCAGCACGTCCGAGGGAATGCCGTCTTCCTCGCCGCGCTTCTCTCGCAAACGGTGGTGCTCGTCCTCTTCACGTTCTCCGGAATCGGCTACCTCTGGTTCAACGTGATTGGCTGTGTGTTGGTCGTCGTCCTGGGATTGATTCTCCAAGCCTTCATGCCCCGAGCCCCCAACCCGCGCGAAGCCAATCCCTGAATCAGTGGATGGCCGCGCGCAGTCCCACGGCGGCCACGACCAGGGCTTCTCCCGCCAGCAACGCTTCGAGTCGCTCCTTCACCGCGGCTTCGTCCCCCGAGGCCGTCACGGCCAGGCGATAGAAGAGGGATTGGTGGCCGTCCTCGGACTGGGCCAGCTCTCCATAAAACCGGCGCAGGGCTGGATCCTCCAACCCCTCGGCGAGCAGGGACAGGCGCTCGCAGGAACGGGCCTCGATGATGGCGGCCACCAGCAGGCGGTCCACCCGGCGGTCCGGAGAAGGGGTCCGGATGAGCTTCTGGAGCCCCTGGGCATAGGGGTCTCCCGCGTCACGGTTCAAGGTCAGGCCCCGCGCGGCCATCAAATCGAGCACCCGGGCCAGGTGGGCGCTCTCTTCGCGGGCCAGCCGGGCCATCTGCGCGGGCAGGCCCGGCAGGTCCGGATAGGCCTGGAGCAGCGACAGGGCGTTGGCCGCCGCCTTCTTTTCGCAGTGGGCATGATCGATGAGCACGTCGTTGAAGTGCTCGAGCGCCAGCGGCAGCCAGCGTGGATCCGTGGGCGAATGCAGGAAGACGGGGCCCTCTCCGGAGAGGGGACGGCGGCTGGGGGTCGGGCGGGACATGAGGGCTATTCCAGGAGAACGATGCGCTGGACGCGGCCGGACAGGTAGCCGACCTTGCGCGCGATGCGGGCCAGGCTCTCATGCTTGTCGTCCATGCGCAGGATGAGCCGGGGCAGCGAGGACAGCAGGTGGCGGGAGATCTGCCCCAGGCACAGGGTGGCGTGGCCCTTGTGGCGCTCATGGGGCACTGTGTACAGCCCCTCCAGCTCCGCGCCGTGCTGGGAGCGGCTCCCGATGTCCACCTTGAAGACCAGGGCCCCCTGCTCCTCCAGCACATAGGTGCGGCGGCCCCGGATGCGCTGGATGACGCGCGCTTCGTAGCCGCTGGGGTCCTCGGTGAGCGGATCTCTGTCCAGGGTCTCTCGCACCGCGCCGAGCGCCAGCGGCATCAGCCGGGGGATG encodes the following:
- a CDS encoding sodium:solute symporter, which translates into the protein MTLLDWLVLIGTTAFIVGWGLWRTRGESSTTEGFLRGGHEMRWPTIGLSVMATQASAITFLSVPGQAYEDGMRFVQFYFGLPIAMVIISAVFVPIYYRLNVLTAYEYLESRFDLKTRLFGAFLFLIQRGLASGITLYAPSIILSAIFGWPLEPTIVIMGALVILYTVTGGSKAVSQTQKQQMVVMLGGMVVAAIVIVWRLPEHVSFGRAVDVAGALGRMNVVSFDLSFQDRYNFWSGITGGLFLSLSYFGTDQSQVGRYLTGRSITESRLGLLFNGVLKIPMQFMILFVGLLVFVFYQFTTPPLLFNQPLRARVQATAQAGEFTALEEKWAQVQAEKRVEAERYVAARESGDGSAEENARARLQAAAQTAETVRKEAKAVVSRALPGSETKDSDYIFISFVKDWMPSGLVGLLVTVILAAAMSSISSELNALGATTTVDFYQRIIRRDATDREVLRASKLCTVLWGFVAIAFASFASLLDNLIQAVNILGSLFYGTVLGMFLVAFFIQHVRGNAVFLAALLSQTVVLVLFTFSGIGYLWFNVIGCVLVVVLGLILQAFMPRAPNPREANP
- a CDS encoding tRNA-(ms[2]io[6]A)-hydroxylase, with the translated sequence MSRPTPSRRPLSGEGPVFLHSPTDPRWLPLALEHFNDVLIDHAHCEKKAAANALSLLQAYPDLPGLPAQMARLAREESAHLARVLDLMAARGLTLNRDAGDPYAQGLQKLIRTPSPDRRVDRLLVAAIIEARSCERLSLLAEGLEDPALRRFYGELAQSEDGHQSLFYRLAVTASGDEAAVKERLEALLAGEALVVAAVGLRAAIH